GTGGTCGTCTTCGCCCGCACGGCGATCGGTGCCCTGCTCCTGTTGCCCCTCGCCTACCGCGAGCTGCCGCGGCTGCGGCCGTACGCCGTTCCGGTCGTGGCGTTCGCCGCCTGCGAGATCATCTGCCCCTGGTTCCTGCTCTCGGACGCCGAACGCCGCCTGTCCAGCTCCATGACGGGCCTGCTGATCGCGGCCGTCCCGGTCGTCGCCGTGGTCCTCGCCCGGCTGGCCGGCGGGCGCGAGCAACTCGGCGCCCGCCGCTGGACCGGCCTGGCCATCGGTCTGGCGGGCGTGGCGGTGCTGGCCGCCCCGCAGCTCAGCGGCGGCAGCGCCTGGTCGGTCACCGAGGTGCTGCTGACCGCCCTCGGCTACGCGGGCGCCCCCCTGATCGCGGCGCGCACCCTGCGCGACGTGCCCACCCTCCCGCTGACGGCCGCCTGTCTGACCCTGGCGGCGCTGGTCTACGCCCCGCCCGGCCTCGCCACGTTGCCGGGGGAGTGGCCCTCGGGCGAGGTGCTGGCCTCGCTGGCCGGGCTCGGGGTGATCTGCACGGCGCTCGGCTTCGTGGTCTTCCTCGAACTGATCCGGGAGGTCGGCACCTCACGGGCGATGGTGTTCACCTACGTCAACCCGGCGGTGGCCGTGGCGGCCGGCGTCGCGTTCCTCGACGAGCCGCTGACCGGCACCATCCTGGCCGCCTTCACCCTGATCCTGGCCGGCTCCTTCCTGGCCACCGGCCCCTCGCGTCCCATGGGTAGGATGGCCAGTACGGCGGACGAGCCGGCCGGGCGGTCGCGTCGGGATCCTCTGGATCCCGCCGAGGAACGTCCGGGCTCCACAGGGCAGGGTGGTAGGTAACGCCTACCTGGGGTGACCCACGGGAAAGTGCCACAGAAAGCAGACCGCCGGGGCCATGGGTTCACCATGGGACCCGGTAAGGGTGAAACGGTGGTGTAAGAGACCACCAGCGCCCAGGGTGACCTGGGCGGCTCGGTAAACCCCACCCGGAGCAAGGTCAAGAGGGGCCGTCGGAAGGCGACCCTGCGCGGACGACCGAGGGCTGCCCGCCCGAGTCCGCGGGTAGACCGCACGAGGCCGGTGGCGACACCGACCCTAGATGGATGGCCGCCTCCCCCGGCACCGCGAGGCCCCGGGGAGACAGAACCCGGCGTACAGGCCGACTCGTCCGCCACCACCTGCTTTGACCAGGTCAAACGGGTTGTCGGGACTCGCCCGAACCACCCTGAGGGGGTACTGAGGGGGTTTCCGCGTCCGCGCCCCTCGTGCTCAGCGTGCCGCTCGCGCTCATCCCCATGGCGACATCGGCCTGGACGCTGATGACGTGCCTGATCCTGCTGGGCGCCGCCGACGGAGCGATATCGGTGGCGATGAACGCGCAGGCCGTAGACGTACAGCGCCGCTACGGCCGGTCGGTACTCAACGGCATCCACGCCACGAGAAGCATCGGCGCCGTCGCGGGCGGGCCGGTGGACGTGTGCAGCTCTTCGAGAGCCGCGTGCGCAGTGTCACCCGGGGCGTGGGCGAGTGCCTGGAGGCCGAGGTGGGCGGTGCTTGTGCCGAGGCGGTACTGACCGTGACCGACGCGCTCGAAGACGCCCTGGTAGACGCCGGATCGCAGGATGCGGACGACGGTGGAGTCGTCCAGGCCGGATTCCTGGGCGAGTTCGCCCGGACGGTTGACATCGCCTCCGAGGCGGGCGAACGCCTGCTGCACGCGGAACACCCGTTCGGCGTGACTGGTGCCTCGCGAGCGAGTGCCGGACAACTTCGGCGCGCCAGGATCCGCATGCACGTCCCATCTGTCGTGCGGGAGCCGCGCCCTCGCCCTGGCGCGGCTCCCCGACACGTTCCGTGGACGAAGCGGGGACTGGCCCCCGCGCTACGAAACTAGATCACCGGGTGGCGTCCAGCGACAGCTTCCCGACGTGCGTGCGCGCGGCCATGGCCGAGTGAGCGGCCGAGGCGTCGCCGAGGGCGTAGACACCGCCGGTCACCGGCTTCAGCCATCCCTCGCGGACCGCTCCGAACAGCGCCTCGATGCTGGTCGGCAAGGCGTCACGGTCGCTGTACAGGTTCGGCAGCCCGAAGCCGGAGACGGTGATTGACTTCTCAATGAGGAACCGGGACGGAAGGTCGGACATCTGTCCGGAGGCGTATCCGTAGACGACCAGCCGGCCGTGCGGCGCCAAGGCCCCGAGGATCGCGGGCAGGACGGGGCCGCCCGTCATCTCCAGGGCGACGTGCACGGGGCCGCCGGCGCCCTCGGTGATCTCTTCGGTGAGGTTGGCCGATCCGGAGTCCACGGCGGCATCGGCCCCGAGGTCACGGGCGAGTCGGCGCTTTTCCTCCGTGCTGGCGAGCGCGATGACCTTGGCTCCGGCCTGCTTGGCCAACTGGACGGCGAGCGACCCGACTCCACCTGCTGCGGCGGGGATCACGACCGTCTGTCCCGACTTCAGTTCGGCGGAGGTGAAGAGGAGGTGCCAGGCTGACTGGCCCTGAAGAGCAAGGGTGATGGCCTGCTCGTCGGTGAT
Above is a window of Streptomyces sp. NBC_01803 DNA encoding:
- a CDS encoding quinone oxidoreductase family protein translates to MRAITMKEFGGPEVLQLTEVPDPQQRPAHHLIDVHRAGVNYADMHVRNNDYISPVELPYIPGNEVVGTAADGRRFVGLTRGGGYAEKALVHHRTAWAVPDDITDEQAITLALQGQSAWHLLFTSAELKSGQTVVIPAAAGGVGSLAVQLAKQAGAKVIALASTEEKRRLARDLGADAAVDSGSANLTEEITEGAGGPVHVALEMTGGPVLPAILGALAPHGRLVVYGYASGQMSDLPSRFLIEKSITVSGFGLPNLYSDRDALPTSIEALFGAVREGWLKPVTGGVYALGDASAAHSAMAARTHVGKLSLDATR